ACTCTCTCCCCGCAAGCAGCCTCCCTTCTCGCAGCTGAACTCGCAAAACCAATATCCGCAGCCGACGAACCAGGCTACATCTACATGTTCTGGGTAACGCCTgaaacatcatcaaggtCCGCTCCACCACCGTCCGACATCGCCTTGTCTCTCGTCCCGTTAGCAAATAGGGGCATAGATatcgacggcgacgacgaccccGATTACGACGATGACAGCGACGAAACACCCGAGCAAATCCGACGCAGCAACACCGCCATTATCCGGGCAAGAGACTTGAATACGCTGTCGTCGAATCCAACGCCCAACAGCCCAGGAacggtgaagttgaagattGGTCGGACGAATAATATAACTCGAAGGTTAAATGAGTGGACGAGGCAGTGTTCCAATCATCTTACACTTATTCGGTACTATCCGTACACTCCGTCGTCGAGACGCGGCAATGGAAAAGGTGTTGGTAAGGGCTTGGAGCCGGGAAAAAAGGTACCCCATGTTCACCGAGTGGAGAGACTCATCCATATTGAGTTGGCGGATATTCGAGCGCGCGACCTAGGGCAGTGCCCAGAATGCGGAAAGGAGCATAGGGAGTGGTTTGAAGTGGCTGCTGAACGGGATTCTCTAAAGAGAGTTGATGAATGTATTCGTCGATGGGTGCGCTGGGCACACACTCAACGACGGTGATAGTATGTAATAGCTCTAGACTAGACTATATGCCATCTATATCCCAAACTCACTCCTCAAATGAAGGGCTGCCCTCGACCGATATCAGAATAGTTAAAACTATAACCAGGGTAAACGTAACTCGGATGAGACAAGGGCGCTCATTATTATCGATCTCGGCGCTGTTTACTGCGGAGTCCTAAACCTTTTCCTATATGATCATATTAGATTCGCTTTTGTCAGGGTTTAACTTACGCTTAGTTGGACATTTATCGCTGAAACCATTTCTTCTCACTcgcttgttttgttttgcccGATTCGTCTCATTCCAGCCTTGCCTTGGTTTCTCTGAGCTTTCTGATGATATTTCTTCCTCTGATGGTTCACTTTCGTCGTCCGCATCGTTTGAGTAATCAGAGGGAATTAACTCTGGGTCTCGATACTCGCTTACATTGAAGCGAGATTAAATCAAGGGTATGATAAAATGGAGAGGTTTTGTATGCTGTAGATTGTCTTCTCCCACGGGATCTTGTTCGCTCTGGGAGTCTCGGCTTGGTGGCGGATCTTGCTCAGGCTGGTTATCCTCTTCAGAGTCGACAGGCAACTAGCCGTAAAATCTAAATGCAGCAGTGCAGAGGCTAGGTCCTTTGTGGCTTTGCGCTCGGGCGACTCTCCATTTCTATACTCCGATTCATCCGGGTATTCAAGTAGGCTACGCAATATTAACTGAGCAGGTAGTTCACGGATGGAATGAACGCTAGGCGACATCGTCGTGAAAAAGAAGCAGCTGTCAGTGAAGGGATATTCCGACGCTTGGGGTGTTCGTATTCGGAACGCGAAGGACTGTATAACTGTATAGGTAGATATTGATATGTAAATAGAAACGTACGGCTCTTggttataaatataagtgGCCAATGGTATCAAAAAGGGCAACTTGGTGCAGCGAGGTGTGGACTATTGAACTAAGGGCCAAGCTGGGCGTAGCTGCCTGTTCCTTCCTCCTGAGTGGCTTCCATCTCCGTGGCAGCTTCCTTTTTCGGGTTGTGATATAACGGGGGGCTTCTATGGCTCCAAGAGGAAACTGCGGCCTGGGGAAGTATTATAGACTTGCAAGGAAGCTGCGTGGCCCGAGTATGGATGGAAGAGCATGCTTAATACTCTACAATGGTCTAAAATACTCCATGTGCTCATACATCGTAATTCTGAATAAAGTATACAATGCTGGCCTCCCGGAGACCGCAGAATCTAATGCAGGAAGTTGAAGGCCTTGACATCACCCACAAGTATACCGTGGTACACTAACTTTTCCAACGCTCATAAAAACGAAACACAAAAAGAATGTAGTCAAAGCAAGCACATTTACCAGCCCCGCTTGGCCAGCTTGTCTGCATCCTGCATCTGTGCGACGTTGATGccaaccatggcctcccCAAGGCCCTGGCTCACCTCAGCGAGAACCTTCGGGTCCTTGTAGTGGGTTACAGCCTGTACGATGGCCTTGGCGCGCTTCTTCGCATCACCAGACTTGAAAATACCAGAGCCGACAAAGACACCGTCACATCCCAGCTGCATCATGAGGGCAGCATCGGCTGGGGTAGCCACACCACCGGCAGCGAAGTTGACAACGGGAAGACGGCCTTTCTCGGCACTCTCGCGGACAAGCTCGTAGGGAGCTTCCAGCTGGCGAGCATAAGCACGGAGCTCGGGCTCAGGGTCAGCGGAAGATTGGAGAATAGCACGGGCACGGGCGATGTCAGCGTTGACAGTACGCATGTGCTTGACGGCCTCAACAACATCTCCGGTGCCGGCCTCACCCTTGGTACGGATCATGGCAGCACCCTCCGAAATGCGGCGGAGAGCCTCGCCTAGGTTGCGGCAGCCGCAAACGAAGGGAGCCTTGAAGTTGTGCTTGGTGACGTGGTATACGTTATCGGCGGGGGTGAGGACTTCGGACTCGTCAATGTAGTCAATACCGATGGCTTCGAGGATCTGCAGACACGCTCCGGTTAGCGCCGAAACTTTACATGGGACAGAATGGATAGCAAACCTGGCATTCAACAAAGTGTCCAATACGGGCCTTGGCCATGACTGGGATCGTAACGGCCTCCATGATTTCCTTGATCATCGAGGGGTCGGACATGCGGGAGACACCTCCTTCGGCGCGGATGTCGGCAGGAACACGCTCAAGGGCCATGACAGCGGCGGCACCGGCCTCTTCAGCAATGCGGGCCTAAGAGAGTCAGAGCTGCAGTCAATTGATGGATGTCATGAGTATATACCTGTTCCGCATTGACAACGTCCATAATAACACCGCCCTTCAACATCTGGGCCAGACCGGCCTTGACAGTGAAGTCGTTGGAGGCAGCTCCATTGGTCGCGGGGGCCTGGGAAGCCATTGTACGGGATGATCGGGTTGGAAGGAATGAAGTCTAATTCCAAAGCAAAGAGAGCGAGAGATACGGAGAAGAGCACGACAAAAGGAAGCGAGGGAAACGTGGGGTGGTGTCGAAGAAGGGCGCGTGAGTCACCGAAATATATACCTCAAAGCTCTCAATTATCTTCAGTTCGCCTCAGTTGCACTCGGGCCCAGAAAAACGTCCCCCTCACTCTGATTTGACTTCCCCGCCGAAATTTGGCGCTCGCCAATCACAGGGCCGCGACCCCTCCAAAGTTTGGTGCGCGGTGCAAATTCGGAAGATCCTTAGTTTTCCGCGGGATAGCCAGATTTCAGGAACCACTCCGAAGGCATTTTTGGTTGCCTGCACGGCTTCGAGACTTCATGATTATTCAACTGTCCCATGGGGTCGGCTTCGTAGGGACTGCCCGCAGAACACAGATGGTCCAAAGAGAGCAAGGGAATCGATCGGTATCGATCCGCCACAGTTCCGAGAGGAATCCCGAATTTGCCTTCCCGGGTGCTATGAAATGTGGAGTTACAGCGAAGACCATGTCGTTTATGATAGGGAGTTAGGAACCCGGTGAATGCAGGTGTGCTAGTGGGGTGAATTTGACGCGGAGATCAACCTCCATTTCGCGCATCGCTGTCACTCGAGAGTCGAGTCGCTGAGACTTCGCCCACCGGGTACCCTGCACGGAACAAAGTAGCCCCGAAGTATATACTGCCGTCATCTACCGCCCAATAATACCCCAGCATGACGTAAAGCGCTACCGAGGATATTACCCTCCTTGTTGACATTCGCAGACATTgaagcttcattttcattgtTATATTTCCAAGCTACATTAACTAATTTTCCATATTGTCAATTGATACAAAACCAGTCCCCAGAATGGCATCCGGTCTCCTCACGCTCTCCCGGACCTCCGCAGTCGTCGGAATCGGCCTCGGCTTGTCCTTCTCTATGCTCCCTTCCTCCCCCTTTCGCGCCCTCCCTATGAAATGCGATTATACAGCTCCCTACAGCAGACCCGAGTCTACAGATACTGCCTGGGCCGTTCACCCCCAAGATCCACAGGTGAAGAAGCAGGGAACGACTGTGCGCCAAACGGGGATATTAACAGCCTCGAACATGCGACAAGTGAGCATGGGGAGTGTGCTGGGTCTGGTGGTTGGAGTCGGGTTGAGAGCATTTTCTCGGGTTCTGGTCGTACTTTTTGGCATGGGAATTGTAGCAATTGAGGTAAgatctcggcttcttcgaaTGCGAAAGTAGGCTCACAGCGGTACTGACGTTGTTTGTAGTGGGCTGCTTCGAAAGGGTACAATATCCTTCCTGTGCACCGACTGCAGAGATATGTAAAATCCGTCAACCTTGAGAAGATGGTCTCACGGCATGTGCCGTTCAAGCTCAGTTTTGGTGCCACCATGGCTCTGGCAGCTTTTGCCCAATTCTAAGCCGGATGGTTCACGAGACACAATCATTTAAGCGTTGTGTTGGAATATATAGGACAGTTCATATATGCTGAATGGTGAACTTAGGTTAGACAAACAAAAATATATAGGGTATCATGAAATTTTGCCAATGCGCTTCATGCGAATACCATATCAACCCATAACGAGGTCTTCCAGAActccttccatttcatcgCGAGACAATGGGACACTGAGTATTTCCCCTCCACTTGTATCCATTCTCGAAGTGATCATCTGGTGATCATGGAATTCCTTCAACAGTGTCCGGAACATCATCTCAGAAGATGCGATGAACTCTTCAGAAGCCTTCTGGTATAACGCTCGGAATTCAATTCCTGTCTCGTCCTTAGGACCATCTGCTGTCCCGTCGGCACCTTCCACgtcatcttctgcattttGATAGTCATCCACAATTGAGAGTAATTCAATAATGAGCAGTCGGTACAAGTTCTGCGCGTTTTCTGGAAGACTTTTCAACACGAACTCAACACCCTCTTTGCCTCCAACACGTCGTCCTTTCCGACCAAGGAGATTATGaacttcctcaaccacatCGAACTCTGCATCAAACGGTACAAATGTCGTACAATCATGGAATACAAAGTTGAACTGATCCCGGAGACTGAGGTCCCACATCAACAGAAAATTGGGCGTGTCTGCGGTTACAAGAAGGTGTATCTTCGGTGTAGCTGCCAGTCGAGCAAGCAAAGCTTGGTTCGCTGCGCGACGAAGGGTCGGAGCATCGATAGAGTTGATAAAGACGGTTATTGGGTTCTGCTGGGGTCTCGACCTGAGAACTGACTGTAATAATTCCAATACTTCTATCGGTTGAGCCCCCATCTTTGAGGGAACATCAGCGCCAAGAATGGCTGTGACTACCGTAGCAAAAATGGAACGGATGGATATGTTCGGAGTATGCCCGTTGGCAATGATGACGGACGGAGGACTTGCGCTGTGCTTGCGATACAGCCAATCCGCAAAACTGTGAGTGAGCCGGCGCTTTGAGCCATATCCGTATAAGCAAATATTAAATCCCTGGTGGAATTCGAAATCCCATTGAGGGAACGACCTGCGATGGAGATCGTTGAGGAATACGGTTTCCCGCTTGCATGGGTCCTGGTATTGCGCGTGCTTCTCGAAATAGTCCTCATGGGTCAATAAGTTCACTTTATTCAGGTTGTTGTTTGATGTCCGTGGTGGTCCAGCGCGATTCTGGAAAAAGTACCGTTCATGCGGCGGCAAATCTCCTTCGGGCGTAGGAGAGCGCTTATTCTTTGCTCCTTTAGGTCTTCCAGCACGACGCTTCGGGGTTGCAGCggtcttgtccttcttgtccttcttgtctGTCTTCGACTCGGTGGTATCCACCTCAACCGTTTCAATCATCTCATTCTCTTGCTCGTTGGTATCACCCTGTGCCTCTTCGCCAGCTAATATCTCCTCTGCGAGACGATCGCCTCCGTCccaaacatcctcatcatcctgctCAAGGAGTAATCGAGCACTCTTTTTCTTCGCCGAACGGTCCGCACGCGCCCTTGTCGGAGTAGAAGCGCCATTTTCCTTGGTAGGTGTTGAGAATAAGGCCTTTGCTTTCGATCGATTCGATGGGGTTCTCAGTCCGGATACTTTGAGCGCTGCAGGTGTTTCGGCAGTTGGTTTCTGGGGTGTGCTCTTTACACGTTTCGAGGCCGGGGGCTCAGGCGATCCGTCGCCATTGACATGATCATTCTCGGTGCCATTGGCGTTCGAAGTCCGCTGTCTCTTCGGTGTCGAGGCAGggagctcatcatcaacatcgggTTGCTTTCGTTTCATTTTAGCAGGTGTTACGAAGAATGATCAGAGAACAAAATACCATTTGTGACACGGCCGGTGCCCTATAGCCAGCTCAAAGAAAACAGCTTGCAAGGCACGGACGCAAGGGAGAACTGGGGGCTTCTTATTGGAATGTTGATCTTCCTTCAGGGTTCGAGTCCTTGGGTCTCGATCTGCGCGTGGAACGCGACTTGTTAGGACCGACAGTTTCTCCGGTATCCGCGATATCGGAGCGGCATTTATTGACCGCAGCTATCGTGAAGGGTAGATCTCTCAGACGGCATCATCGCGGCCAACCACGGGAATTGGGCGTTGTCATTGTGGGAAGGGTTCTTTTCTGATCCAGCTGTGGTCTTATCGTCCACATTGCCTTGAGAGCGCACAAAATCGAGTCACTTATTGAACTCCAGCTCTGAGTCATTTCCACTTAGAGCACAAGGTATTTAATTCCCGTCAAAACTTCTCGGTTTCCGAGACTGCTCGGGATACCCTATTCCTTTATGTTGGTTGGTTATTTACTAACCTTCCTGCGTGTCTAAACAGCCTCATGGCCTCTCCCGCCCAACCCACagcagccatggctgcttTCGCCCGGATGGCGAAAGGCCAGGTGCGATGCTACTCCGCACCTGTGGATGTTGCCTTTCCAGCTAGCAAGCGCAAGTACATCCCGACTTCTGGCACATATCCCAAGGGGTTCACTGTTTCCGGTACACATGTCGGCGTGAAAGCGACCAATACCAAATTCCCGGACCTCGCGCTCATCTCCTCCGAGACACCATGTTCTGCGGCTGCCGTGTTCACAACCAACAAGTTCCAGGCGGCTCCAGTCCAGGTTAGCAAGACGATTCTTGATTCCACTCAAGGTCAGGGGATCCGCTCCGTTGTTATCAATTCGGGGTGCGCCAACGCTGTGACCGGCAAGGGTGGTCTTGAAGATGCGACAAGCATGGCTACGAAAGTGGACGAACACACTGGCGTTGCCGAGTCTGGTACCCTCGTCATGAGCACCGGTGTCATCGGCCAACGGTAAGTATACTCCCAACGAGATTTTAGTACACATCGCTAACTCAATTGCTCCCCATCTAGCCTTCCCATCTCCAAGATCCTCTCCAAAATCCCCGAAGCCACGCAAAACCTATCCTCAACCCACGACGCCTGGCTCACCACTGCCCGCGCCATCTGCACAACGGATACATTCCCCAAGCTTCTCTCCCGCACATTTAcgcttccctcctcccccggcCGTACCTACAGTCTTGCCGGAATGACCAAAGGTGCCGGCATGATTCACCCCAACATGGCTACCCTCCTTGGTGTTATTGCTACAGACGCCCCCATCGTTCCCTCAGCCCTGCAATCGCTCCTCAAATCTGCTGTCTCGCGTTCATTCAACGCTATCTCTATCGACGGCGACACTAGCACAAACGACACCGTCGCAATCCTCGCGAACGGAGCCGCAGGCGGCGCCCCAATTAACTCCACCCAATCGAACGACTACGCTGTCATGCAAGAGATCCTCACCTCATTCACGCAATCACTCTCGCAGCTCGTCGTGcgcgacggcgagggtgcAACCAAGTTCGTTACAGTCCGCATCCAGAACTCTCCTGACATCGAGTCCGCGCAGCTTATTGCGTCGACCATTGCCCGGTCCCCGCTTGTCAAGACAGCGCTGTACGGCCGTGATGCGAACTGGGGTCGGATTTTGTGCGCGATTGGATACACCCAGGGTGTTGCGCCGGGAACTGTTGTGCCGGAGCGAACGAGCGTTAGCTTCAAGCCTGTTGATGGAAGTCCTGTGCTGAAGCTCCTTGTGAATGgggagccggagctggtaGATGAACAGCGTGCTGCTACCATTCTCCAGGAGGAAGATTTGGAAATTGTTGTTGACCTaggtggtggtgagaaggGTGAACttggcggcgaagaaggcgtgTACTGGTTCTGCGACTTCAGCCACGAGTACGTCACCATCAATGGTGATTATAGAACTTGATTAAATGTATACAGAAGCAAGCGACTTTGAATGCTCAAGATGAAAAAAATGGCTTGACATATGACATATTTGCGCGTTTTGGAGTAATACAAGCTAGAAACGCTTTTGAGTGTTTTCTATAGAATATGGTTACAAACCAGGTCGGCGCTATATACAGTTGTGGCTTGCTTTCCCAAAGCGAAGAGTTCAGCCCTAATTCACGTGCTAACAACCTTTCCATATATTTTCACGATTGAGAAAATACATCCAAATTACTCTGAGCCACAACAGTGCACCACCTGGTAGCGCGGGGAAAGATCATCAAAGGGTGGGGAAATACAAGAACCCACAACTTCCCTTGCTCATGCAACTCATCAaagcgaagaaaagaagaaaatattGGCCAGGAGTCCCAGTTTAGTTACCAGGAACAAGGCCCTTGAGGCCACCGCCGATGTCGCCTTCACGAGCGGCGATTTCAAAGTAACCGTAGATAATACTATTACAATTTCGTTAGTTGACCGGCAATGAATATGCGTGGCAATGAGTACTTACGTAACGGCAAGAAGAATACCGGTACCACTACCAAGGGCACCGAGAAGGTCAGAAGCGACAGAGAGAGCACCAATGCAGGCACCACCGAAGGCGGCGGCAGTGGGGATGATACGCTTGAGTTCCCTGTACATGCTCTGCTCACGGTGACCAGCCATGACGAGACCCTGGTCCTTGAGCTGCTTCGCGACATCACGGGGGGCAGAGCCAGAAACCTCAATCCAAGtcttggagaagagggcaCAGGCAACGAGCATAAAGGTAATGTAAACAGCGGTGTGGATGGGGTCGAGGAGCGCCTCCTTGAAGTTGAGAGGAGGGGACATGTAGTAGGCGACACCGGAAGCGGCGTGGAGCTGGGCAGAACCCTCACGAGGCTCCCAGACACCGAGAAGCTTGACAAGGATGTTGTCAGAGAAGCGGGAGTACAGCATCTGGCTGATAAGGAAAATGTTGGAGCACAGAGCGGACTGGAGCATAATGGGCATGTTGGAAGTGTAGAACAGGCGAACGGGGTACGAGCCACGCATTCCACGCTGGCGAGAGGACTTGACAGGGATCTCAACGCGGAAACCCTGGAGGTAGATAACAGCGGCGAAGACAGCAAGGGTAGCGAGCAGGTTCATGACGTTAGGCAGGTTCTGGCGGTAGAAAGCCTCGCGCAGAGCACGCTGCTTGTCGGACCAGGTGaaaaggagatggaagagagcaATGATGGCACCCTCGAATTCCGGGCCACGACCAGTGttgatggtggtgggggAGAAGGCCTTCCACACAATAGACTCGCAAATGTTTGTCGCAATGAAGAGAGAGATACCGCTTCCAAGACCGTAGCCCTTCTGGAGCAGCTCGTCGAGGAGAATGACGACCAGGCCAGCAACAACTAGCTGGACAATCAACAGAACACAGATACCAGCACCAAGGTCACTTGGCTGGCCGTAGAGACCAGTCAAGACGTACACACAGGCCTGTCCGAAAGAGAGGATAATAGCGAAGAGCTTCTGGGCAGTCTGGTAGAGCTCACGGTCGGTCTTGAGGTCAAGGTTGACGTCAATGAGGTGGGTACCAGCGAGGAGCTATGGGAGGAGCAAATGAGTCAGTACAGCTTCAAGCTTAAGGAACATTCAGTTATTCAACTAGAACCACTTACCTGGAAAACCATGCCGGAGGAGATAATGGGGGTGATACCCAATTCCATCAGGGTTCCCCGGTTACTGGCGAGCATCATACGGAGCCAGTAAAGGGGATCCGAAGTGTCAGAGGAGACAATACCATACAGAGGCATTTGGCTCATAACCAGGAAGATCAGAAGAGTCAACTGCGCGCAACAGTCAGCATATTGAGTTTGCATTGTGGCCACCTAAGAACCTACCCCCGTCCACATCAACTTCTGGTTGAAGGGCACCTTGGTTTCAGGAGCTGCCACCTCCGGGAGGAGGGGCGTAAAGGGTTTGATGAGATCGAGAAATCGGACTATTCGCGAAAGTCAGTATCCAATGGCCAATTGAGGCGATAGGGGCGAGCAGCGTCGCAGGATTGCTTGCGATCGCGTGTCCGAGTACTCACGTCCGCTCATTGTGATCACCTCCCAGCTGGGTCAAAAATCGGGGATAAAAGGAGAtggggaaagaaagaagctggTAATACAACCAGCTtaaggagtggaagaaggtATTTTAAAGGGGGGGGAGGGAAACGaatcaagaagaagcgacgtggaagaagagaagggagaggagtTGAGGTTGTGAATCTCCGTAGTGCCTCGCTGGCCACTTTCGAGTTTCCCCCAGGCGCGCTAAACCGCTTGAGGACACTTGGTCGCTTTCCCCGATCGAGCTGGACCCTCAGAGGCAAAGAGTTCAAGGTTCTACGCTCACTAAGGCTACTCAGGTTACTcaagaataaagaaaaatgCGCGTTATTTGTGAATGGATCTCTGTTCCTATACACTAATTCTATATGGATATCTTTCGTTATATTCGTCTAGATACAGTCTTTCATGCAATATCTGGTATAGTATGTGATAACAAGGCCAAAAACAGTAAAGTACGTATGCCAGTTCGCCAGCTCTTATGGCCCAACAATACTCAGACAGTCGTCTATTACCATTTCAAGCTCGCCCAGTCGTATTTTGAGACCCTTATTCTCTTCCTTCAGAACGCCCATGACACTCCACGCTTCAGAGGAAGGCACACCGTAACAGATTTTACACTTCGACGGATTTCCCGCCCAAGCGTTGGTGATGCCACTAGATGCAAGTCCTTTCATAACTCTGTCATACGCCGACGAGCGAGCCAGGGGTGCGGATGTAGGTTTAGGTTCTTTCTGATTGGCCTGCAAAGTGGTGGATTGTGGCACAGGAAGGTTGACTTGTGAGACGTTTGACGAGGCGGGAACAATAGAAGTAGGCGTCTCAGCACCATCCCGGCGTGAGAAGACACTTTCAGCCACGCTCTCATCGCCTGACTCAAAGCCCGAGTCGCTGGGAAGAGTTCCATTACTCTGGCGCTTCGTGTTCCATTGAGGGGCCTGAAGTTCAACCGAGATGTCGGAGACACTTTCATCGTCCGCGCTGGACTTGACGAGCATCACGCTTCGTTGAcgcgcttcctcttctttacGGCGCATCTGCCTCTCCTGCTCTAGTTcttcggccatggccttcatgGCCATGTCCTGGCGGAGGACCTTTTCTGCCATCCCATCTAGCTGGATCTTGAGATGCCCGATACGCGTCTTTGtttcttcaagctcttctTGTTTCTCGGTCTTCTCGTTGATGACTTCGTGTAGCGCGAAAGTTCGTTGTTTATAGGCTGCCTGCAACCGCTGAATAACGTTCTCCGCATTGGTTCGTAGGTCATCAAAAGCCTCCTGACCATTCGGATTATTGGAGCTAGGAGGGAACAATGCTGCGCCGATATCGAGGTTCAGAAGCTCATCCTCTGCAGGCTCGGGGAGGACCTGTCTGTTTTCTCCTTGGCGCCTCAGGccaaagaaagagaggggaTTCGACGAGGTAACTTGCTTCAGCGGCGAGGGTGCGGTCATGCGCTTTTGTGGTCGGCTCGTGAAGGTTCGTGATGTATATGAGGGGGCGTACGGCTCCTGGATGCTCGAGTCTTCCATACTGGTTGGTCCCGTCTCAAGGGATTTCTGGTCCTCTTGACGGTGCAGGAGCCCCAGGTTAGCCTGTTCAGATTTCCCCTGAAATAAGTCCGTCAAGAGCTTGGCCCCCACTTCTAGCTTCTTCCTGGCGAAACTGTCGTTCGATGGGATAGGTCGCGTCCGAGTATAATCGAGATCCTCGAAACTTTGAGCTTGGTTTCCAAACAACTGGGCAGAAGTCGGCCGAGGGTTGCGCGGTCGAATTATTTCAGTATTTGCTCGGCGATGCGAAGACATGTACGGGGTTTGTTGTGTATCGGGATGTAGTGACGGCGTATGGGAGCTTGATGTTAGGGCAGCTGCAGGTGTCTCTATGTGGGACAAACGGTGATCATCACAAGGCTGATACCTATCGTCTTTAAAAGACGGAGAAACCAGGGTTG
This is a stretch of genomic DNA from Aspergillus puulaauensis MK2 DNA, chromosome 8, nearly complete sequence. It encodes these proteins:
- the SEC61 gene encoding translocon subunit SEC61 (BUSCO:EOG092620E4;~COG:O,U;~EggNog:ENOG410PX0Y;~InterPro:IPR019561,IPR023201,IPR030659,IPR002208;~PFAM:PF10559,PF00344;~TransMembrane:10 (i33-55o75-100i120-139o145-167i174-195o244-263i284-306o359-380i416-434o440-458i);~go_component: GO:0016020 - membrane [Evidence IEA];~go_process: GO:0015031 - protein transport [Evidence IEA]), which produces MSGLRFLDLIKPFTPLLPEVAAPETKVPFNQKLMWTGLTLLIFLVMSQMPLYGIVSSDTSDPLYWLRMMLASNRGTLMELGITPIISSGMVFQLLAGTHLIDVNLDLKTDRELYQTAQKLFAIILSFGQACVYVLTGLYGQPSDLGAGICVLLIVQLVVAGLVVILLDELLQKGYGLGSGISLFIATNICESIVWKAFSPTTINTGRGPEFEGAIIALFHLLFTWSDKQRALREAFYRQNLPNVMNLLATLAVFAAVIYLQGFRVEIPVKSSRQRGMRGSYPVRLFYTSNMPIMLQSALCSNIFLISQMLYSRFSDNILVKLLGVWEPREGSAQLHAASGVAYYMSPPLNFKEALLDPIHTAVYITFMLVACALFSKTWIEVSGSAPRDVAKQLKDQGLVMAGHREQSMYRELKRIIPTAAAFGGACIGALSVASDLLGALGSGTGILLAVTIIYGYFEIAAREGDIGGGLKGLVPGN
- a CDS encoding uncharacterized protein (COG:S;~EggNog:ENOG410PRFM): MLAEPTRPSATATPAITSSVPPSTLVSPSFKDDRYQPCDDHRLSHIETPAAALTSSSHTPSLHPDTQQTPYMSSHRRANTEIIRPRNPRPTSAQLFGNQAQSFEDLDYTRTRPIPSNDSFARKKLEVGAKLLTDLFQGKSEQANLGLLHRQEDQKSLETGPTSMEDSSIQEPYAPSYTSRTFTSRPQKRMTAPSPLKQVTSSNPLSFFGLRRQGENRQVLPEPAEDELLNLDIGAALFPPSSNNPNGQEAFDDLRTNAENVIQRLQAAYKQRTFALHEVINEKTEKQEELEETKTRIGHLKIQLDGMAEKVLRQDMAMKAMAEELEQERQMRRKEEEARQRSVMLVKSSADDESVSDISVELQAPQWNTKRQSNGTLPSDSGFESGDESVAESVFSRRDGAETPTSIVPASSNVSQVNLPVPQSTTLQANQKEPKPTSAPLARSSAYDRVMKGLASSGITNAWAGNPSKCKICYGVPSSEAWSVMGVLKEENKGLKIRLGELEMVIDDCLSIVGP